TCGGGCCGCTTCTAGAAGTTGACGGGAAAGGCACCTCAGTTTTGAAAACGGCTTTCTCGTCATGGCCCCCTGACTGACGACAGCTTTGGAAAGATCAGCTCGGCTTTTAGATAAGCGCAAAATCGCCAATGCGCTCATCGACCAGATCAATCCCGGCGAGTCGACATCTTGGAACGCACCTAAAGGTTTTGAGACGCGAGTGGGATGCGAAGCACTTTCGGGCTGTCTATCCCGCCCCGAGGTTACGGACGAAGTCCTGGTCGAGCGCTTGGTCGTGAGATGCCGGACTCATGACGCAAACCGGTCAGCAAATTCTCCTCCTTCTGATAGTTCAATGAGAACTGCAAGCGTTGGTCCACAACGCGACTCTCTTTCCAGGGCCTAAACGCATCTTCCTGCGTTACGCCTTCGGTGAAGATCCACTCCTCGCATATCTGTAAACCCTGTCTCCGGTCCTGCGTGTAAACCATGTCTTCGGTACCTGCTGAGGGCTCCGCCCTGGCGCGGCGCAAGGGGTTTCCCCATAATTTCGTTCCGAAAATCACTGCGCTCCGCTGGCCCTTCGCTTCGCTGCGGGTGGGCGATACCCGCTCCCCATTGCGCCTTGCCGCCCCGCCGTTCGCCACGTGGGCGTTCGGCATTTGCATGCCGCGTTTCTACACGGAAAGGCAAAAGCAAAGGAGAAACAACACCATGAGCACCACAGCCACCCCCATCGACAGCAGGAAGCCTTCCAACAAGCAGGAACTGATCGCCGCCAATATCACGCTCTTGATTGAACAGCTGGAGGCAGGACATTCCGACGCCCTCACCCGTTGCCGGGTTCTGGAGTTGGAAGAAACTCGGACGCAATGTCAATGCCGGAGCCAAAGGGATTCGCATCCTGGCTCCCATCATCGGAGTTCGTCGGAAGAAGGACGAGGAAGCGGAGAAGGACATCACCAAGCAGAACACGCGGGTCTTGCTTGGCTTCCGCAATGCCTACGTTTTCGATATCTCCCAGACCAACGGCGTAGACCTTCCCAATCTGCACGAGGCGACGGGCGATCCCGGAGAGAATATCGAGCGCCTTGCCGCATTCCTCAAAGGCCGGGGGATTCAGTTTGTCTATAACGCGAACATCGCGCCCGCGCTTGGTATCAGCTACGGCGGTCGCATCGCGGTTCTGCCCGGCCAGTCCAAGGCCGAAGAGTTTTCCACCCTCGTGCATGAAACCGCGCACGAACTGCTGCACAAGGCGGAGCGGCGCACTGCAACGACGAAGACGGTTCGGGAGCTGGAGGCCGAGGCCGTAGCCTTCGTCGTCGGCAAGGCCGTAGGTCTGGTGAACCAGAGTGCATCCGCTGATTACATCCATCTCTATCAGGGCAACGCCTCACTTCTTGCTGAAAGTTTGGAGGTCATTCAGCAGACCGCCAGCCTGATCCTCTCTGCCCTGGAACCGCCTCTCCCAGCAGAAGACGTTGAACCCGCCACTGATGCGCAGCCTGCGGAGGTGGCGGCATGAAGACCATTCTTGAAATCCTCGCCCGCGCCGGGGGATATCGGCGCGAGCTCTGCCTGCGGAGCTCTGCAAATAATAGAGGCGATCATTTGCATTTGTACCGATTGTTCGGTACATTAACTTCAAGTCAGCATGGTGCCGCAGTGAAGACGCCATGCCCAAGGAGAGACAACATGGCACGCATCGCAATCCCGACCAAAGAAACCGCCCCTGCAGTCACCAAGCCCATCCTCGAACGCTACGAGCGCAACCTCGGCGTCACCCCTAACTTCTTCAGCTTGATCGCAAGCTCTCCCGATGTGCTGAGCGCCGAAGCCAACATGCACGCGATCTTGGGCAAGAGCCTCGGGCATGACACGCGCGAACGCATTCACATCATGACCGCCGAGGTGAACGGCTGCAATTACTGCCTGTCGGTGCACACCTACGTGGGCGGCAAGTTCAACAAGATGTCCCAGGAAGACATGGAACTGAACCGGGAAGGCCACTCCACCGACCCCAAGGCCGACGCGGCTGTGCAGTTTGCCTACCAGGTTGCCAAAAACCGGGGCCATGTCACCGACGCTGATTTCTCGGCCGTACGCGCGGCGGGCTTCACCGATGAGCAGATCATCGACATCGTTGCGGAGACCGCGTTCAGCTTTACCACCAACCTCTTCAACAACACCTTCCAGACTGACATCGATTCGATCGTGACGCCGCTGAAGACAAACTATGACGAGCACAGCGCGAAGTAATCGCGCACCCTCTCCCGCCACTCAAGTTGACCACCTCGCTGCAAAACAAGGAGAACTCCAATGAGCTACGCAGAAAACCCCACAAACACAACCAAACCAATCGTCCATGAAGGTCCGTCCGTCAGCATCCCGGCCAGCGAAATCTCCTTCATCAACACCGGTGTGAAGACGGAGAAGGGTGAACTGCGCGCAGGTCCAGCCTATGGGGATCTGCAGAATGGCCGCCACGGAACCTTCGTACGTATGCCCGCCGGGTTTAAGAGCCCAGTCCATACCCACACCGAGGACTACTTCGCGGTCGTCGTTGAAGGCGTCGGCTCCAATCACCCTGTCGGTGCCGAAGCGGAACCATTGCCAAAAGGCTCCTATTGGTTTCAGCGCGGCGAGGAAGCGCACGTCACGGAGTGCCTGTCTGAGACGGACTGCCTCTTCTTCATCGTGCAGCCTGGCAAATTCGATTACGTGATTGAGCAGTCTGCCGACAAGAAGTAGCTCACAATCCCGCACGAACAAAGCTCGCGAGGCGGTGAGGCAAAGTAAACCTCACCGCACCCATTACCGAAATTGGATCGGTTCTATGAAAGAGAATCCCTATGACTACTGTTGTCATTCCCGTCTATGACGAAGTCACACAGCTCGATTTCACCGCGCCGCATCAGTTCTTGTCGATGGTGCCCGACATCACCGTGACCGTCGCATCGATAGGCGGCGCGCCGGTGGCATCGCAGGGACTTTCCTTCGCCAAGTTCAGTGACTTAGAAGCGATCGAGAGTTGCGATGTGCTCTGTGTCCCCGGAGGTCTGGGCTCTATCCGGAAAAAGCACCATGAGTTATCCCACAGACTACCGCTATACGAAATCCCACCAGTGGATGCTTCTCGAAGGCCAAATCGCAACCATCGGCATCACGGACTACGCACAGGACACACTCGGTGACATCAAGTTTGTCGAACTTCCGGCGGTAGGCCAGACGGTCGAGGCTGACGGGACGTTTGGCTCCATTGAGAGTGTCAAGTCGGTAAGCGGCGTGTTCTCTCCTGTCTCTGGCGAGGTCGTAGCAGTCAATGACGAACTCAAGACTAAGCCCGAACTCCTGAACCAGAGTGCGAATGAGACCTGGATCATCAAGGTTTCGGTGAAGGATGGGAACACTGGCGAGACGCTCTCGGCGGCCGGGTACGAGCAGTTTATTGCTGAGGAATCCGCAACCTAGAAACTCCGCGTTTAGCGATGCATCGCTTACGATGTCTAAAGAACGAACGATCTATACGGAGGTACGCCTGCCATGCCTGCAGCCTTGGACCCAAAGGAGAAAGCCGAAATCGTCGGGCGTCTCTTCGTCGTGTTTCAAGACCGAGGGTATGAAGGAGCATCCCTTGCGGATTTGTCACAGGCTACCGGGCTTGGAAAATCGAGTCTCTACCATCACTTCCCGCGAGGGAAGGAGCAAATGGCAGAAGCCGTTCTGGAACAAGGCAGGACATTCATCCAAACCGCGGTTGCTGACGTGGCGAAGTCCAACGAACCCCTCAAATTGCGGATACGGAAGATCGTCGCTGCGCTCGATCAGCTCTACGCGAGTGGCAAAAATCCATGTGTTCTCGGACGACTTGCGGTTTCAGAGATTGGGCCGGCTGGCAAGAAACTTGCACACGAGATCTTCGCCAGTTGGACCGATGCCGTTGCCCATCTTGCGCGTGAGAGCGGGATGACAGACTTGAAGGCGCGCCAATTTGGCGAAGACTGGATTGCCCGCGTGCAGGGATCGCTGATCCTGCATGCTGCAACAGGTGACTGCAAGCCCTTTGAGCGAGTGATGAGCGCACTGGCCGATCTCGCGAAAACAAAATAGCCGCAAGATCCGATTTTCGTGACAGACTTGTTTCCCAGCCCAACATTTCCCGCAGAGGGCCACTGATACTTGGCTCGTGAGTTAACGCCTCAATCTGCGGCAAATTTCTGTACGGCGTTGACGTCGAAGTAGTCCCTCCACTCGATAATCTTGTCGCCTTCGATCTCGAAGATGCCCATGACCATCGCGCGTCCGATTTCACTGCCGTCCGCACGCTCGAACCGGTCAAGCCTCTCGGTGAGAACTCGAGATCCGTCGGCGGCAATCGCGAGGATGTCGATACGAACCGTCGCGATGCCCATCGACGCCCCAAGTCCGTCGATCAGGGCGATGGACTCTTCGACGCCCTTGGTGACTGCAAGGCCTTCATTGACCCAACGGGTGTCCGGTGTGAACCAGCGACGGACAGCAGGCCTTCCGCTGTCTTCAAAGAACGTCGCGCAGAAATCTGAAACAGTTTCGATTGGGGTGGGCATAGCAGCTTCCAAAGGCTGGATTTCGCTCCTGCAAGTCCTCTCGGGTTAACTCTAGCTCTCCAAGCGTTTCAATCGACATGAACAGGATTCTGTACTCAAAAGGATTCTCCTCGGCATAAGCGATGTAATCGAGCAGTATCTTCCTGATAGCCGATAGCGGATCTCGACCAGCAGTGGAATCGAATCGTTTGGCCACCTTTTCCTCTTCTCCGGCCTTGTAGAAGCAAAGGCCGGTCAGCTTGGAGTCGTGCCACGAGATCGAGTTGAAGCGTTGTGCAGTCGGATTTTCTAATTGAACAGTCATGTCTACCTCGGATTATGGGATATGGAGGCGCAAGAGAGGGCAAGAACCTGATAACCCGGTAGATTATGTATCCGGCAGCAGCTCCGCTAACAACAGCACCGGCAGTTCTCTTTACGTTAGCTTGCTCCTCCGGCCAAACAATTGAGAAATTTATGAAGTCTCATCGCCCTCTCCGCTAGGGTATTTTAGCCAGCACTTCCTCGGCAGAGATACGATCTCCGTGACTGTGACTGATCTTTTTGTAGAGCACTTTGCCGGTTCTATCGAGAATGAACGTGGATGGATATGCGGTCTCGTGTGGAGCATCCCAGCGCAGGCCATAGAGCTTTGTCACGGTGTAGTCCGGATCGATGACAAGTGAAATATTTTCGGGAAGGTTTGCCTGTTTCGCCAGACCCTCCTGAGCGCGTTTGTCCAGATCGGCAGGCGGCCCAGGATAGACGAGGAGGACATTGGCTTTCTTGGCCGCGAAGTCGGCGTCGTGCTCGATAAGGTCATGAATCTGCTTCTGGCAATACGGGCACTGGTAGCCAGGAAAGCCGCGAAGAATGATGAGCACGGTGGTCATTGATCGACCCAACTCCTTCGAGAGCCGAACGGGAGCACCGACGGGCGTATTGAGTGTGAAGTCCGGCACCCTGGAACCGACGGCAGGGGTCTGAGCCAATGCCGAGGAGACACTGATTGCCACAGCGCCGGTCAGCATAAGAAGGGCGCCCATGGTGCGGCGCACGAGAGAGGAATGTATTGTCGAAGTCGTCATAAGAGCAACCAGTCCCGATCTGATCGGTTGAATTTCTCGTGTGACTGTTGGGCCGTGCGAAAGGTTACAGACGGAAATCAGAGATCGTTGTCGTTCGAAGGGCGGCAGAACCATCCGAGCTCGGAAGCATGCGTGAAGCACTCCTGGATCTTCGCGACCGTATACTCAGGTTTCTGTTTCTTTCCTGCTAAAACAGCCTGTAGCGCATCCATTATCGCTGATCCATCCCGTAGCGCTGTCAACAGCAGAAATGCCTCGCGATCGATGCGCCGATAGTAGACGGAGTCATCAAAGCGATGAACTGCAAGGTAAAGCGTCTTTCGCCGGATACTGGGTAGGCTAAGTTTATCCCGGTGCTTGTGTGTGACGGAAGTGTTGCTGACGATGTCCTTTGCCGGCGCGTTGCGATGAACTGCAAGGACGAGTTCATCGACTGGATAACTAAGTTCAAGCAATTGAAGGTGGGGCTGCAACGCGAGCGTCTTATCGGGTCCTAATGAAGCCAGGTCTTCGGAGGAGAGCGAAGGCATAAGACGGTTATCGAAAGCTTCAATATAGGCCCACTCCAAACGAGCCACATCGATAGCGAGCCGGTGACGCCGGCCAGCGTGTCCGGGATTTTTCGCCAACCATGCAGGCAGACGGCTGGACAGGTTTCGTAGCGTCCACGAACGAGATGGGTTCTCACGTAAATACGCAAGAATCAGCGCCTCAAAACGTGAGTCTCCAATCACTGCCCGTAGTGCGGGAAAGTCTTCAGAGACAGCATCCATGGCGCGGAACCAGTATGACCGGTTGTAGATCTCAAGTCGTTCAAAGGAAGAAAGATGATTATTCGGTGCAATGTAGCTTGCGGCAATCTCATGCATTGCGGACCCATCTGCGGCAGTTTGTTGCATCATGAAATCGGGGGTAAGCGGACGGCAGACATCTTCACGCATGCGTCGTTGAAGTTCAAGGAGAGTCATACCGTTACCTCCTCGTCAACGCGGAGTCTTGGATGAGCAGTAAGGTAGCGGCTAGCCTTCAGGGCCTCCGTGTGAACGTCTTCAAAGCTTGGAATCTTGTCGTCCCATTCCAGCAGTGTTGCGGTTGGGCCGGTACGTTCGATGGCACGTGCGTACATCTCCCAAACGGGGTCGAGAACAGGATGGTCGTGTGTGTCGAGGATGTACTTCTCGAACTTCGAGTGGCCTGCAATGTGAATCTGTGCCACGCGATCAGCGGCGACAGCATTGACGTACTCCATCGGATCGAAGCCGTGGTTCTGCGATGAGACGTAAATATTGTTTACATCAAGCAGGATGCCGCAGTCTGCACGATGAACGACTTCATTCAGGAACTCCCACTCGGTCATCTGCGACTCGTGGAACTCGGCATAGCTGCTGACATTTTCGACGGCAATGGGAATCTCAAGAAAGTCCTGTACTTCTCGAATGCGTTGCGCCGTTATACGCACTGCTTCAAAGGTGTACGGCAAGGGGAGCAGATCGTGGGTGTAGGTGCCATCG
Above is a genomic segment from Terriglobus tenax containing:
- a CDS encoding carboxymuconolactone decarboxylase family protein, producing the protein MARIAIPTKETAPAVTKPILERYERNLGVTPNFFSLIASSPDVLSAEANMHAILGKSLGHDTRERIHIMTAEVNGCNYCLSVHTYVGGKFNKMSQEDMELNREGHSTDPKADAAVQFAYQVAKNRGHVTDADFSAVRAAGFTDEQIIDIVAETAFSFTTNLFNNTFQTDIDSIVTPLKTNYDEHSAK
- a CDS encoding DUF4437 domain-containing protein, which produces MSYAENPTNTTKPIVHEGPSVSIPASEISFINTGVKTEKGELRAGPAYGDLQNGRHGTFVRMPAGFKSPVHTHTEDYFAVVVEGVGSNHPVGAEAEPLPKGSYWFQRGEEAHVTECLSETDCLFFIVQPGKFDYVIEQSADKK
- a CDS encoding limonene-1,2-epoxide hydrolase family protein, with product MPTPIETVSDFCATFFEDSGRPAVRRWFTPDTRWVNEGLAVTKGVEESIALIDGLGASMGIATVRIDILAIAADGSRVLTERLDRFERADGSEIGRAMVMGIFEIEGDKIIEWRDYFDVNAVQKFAAD
- a CDS encoding HvfC/BufC N-terminal domain-containing protein — protein: MTLLELQRRMREDVCRPLTPDFMMQQTAADGSAMHEIAASYIAPNNHLSSFERLEIYNRSYWFRAMDAVSEDFPALRAVIGDSRFEALILAYLRENPSRSWTLRNLSSRLPAWLAKNPGHAGRRHRLAIDVARLEWAYIEAFDNRLMPSLSSEDLASLGPDKTLALQPHLQLLELSYPVDELVLAVHRNAPAKDIVSNTSVTHKHRDKLSLPSIRRKTLYLAVHRFDDSVYYRRIDREAFLLLTALRDGSAIMDALQAVLAGKKQKPEYTVAKIQECFTHASELGWFCRPSNDNDL
- the gcvH gene encoding glycine cleavage system protein GcvH — protein: MSYPTDYRYTKSHQWMLLEGQIATIGITDYAQDTLGDIKFVELPAVGQTVEADGTFGSIESVKSVSGVFSPVSGEVVAVNDELKTKPELLNQSANETWIIKVSVKDGNTGETLSAAGYEQFIAEESAT
- a CDS encoding peroxiredoxin family protein; translation: MTTSTIHSSLVRRTMGALLMLTGAVAISVSSALAQTPAVGSRVPDFTLNTPVGAPVRLSKELGRSMTTVLIILRGFPGYQCPYCQKQIHDLIEHDADFAAKKANVLLVYPGPPADLDKRAQEGLAKQANLPENISLVIDPDYTVTKLYGLRWDAPHETAYPSTFILDRTGKVLYKKISHSHGDRISAEEVLAKIP
- a CDS encoding TetR/AcrR family transcriptional regulator gives rise to the protein MPAALDPKEKAEIVGRLFVVFQDRGYEGASLADLSQATGLGKSSLYHHFPRGKEQMAEAVLEQGRTFIQTAVADVAKSNEPLKLRIRKIVAALDQLYASGKNPCVLGRLAVSEIGPAGKKLAHEIFASWTDAVAHLARESGMTDLKARQFGEDWIARVQGSLILHAATGDCKPFERVMSALADLAKTK
- the bufB gene encoding MNIO family bufferin maturase, which encodes MPANRYNGFTDYGVGVGLRIPHYDHILSEKPVVDWFEIISENYMVDGGRPLRMLDQILDQYRVVQHGVSMYFGSTQPLNRDHLKRLKDLTRRTKTPWLSDHLCWGSVDGTYTHDLLPLPYTFEAVRITAQRIREVQDFLEIPIAVENVSSYAEFHESQMTEWEFLNEVVHRADCGILLDVNNIYVSSQNHGFDPMEYVNAVAADRVAQIHIAGHSKFEKYILDTHDHPVLDPVWEMYARAIERTGPTATLLEWDDKIPSFEDVHTEALKASRYLTAHPRLRVDEEVTV